The DNA window CCACAAGATCAACGCCGCGTTCGCGTTCGGGGGCCTGCCGCTGGCGGTCAAGACGGTGGAGTGCGTCACCGACGTCCGCATCGACCACGTGATGGCGATCGACTTCGCCGGATTCAAGGAGGTCACGGACGCCCTCGGCGGCGTCGACCTGAAGGTGGAGCGGACCATCACCTCGATTCACAAGCCGTACCGGACGTTCACCAAGGGCACCAATCACATGAACGGCGCCGAGGCGCTGGACTGGATCCGGCAGCGCAAGCAGTTCCCGGACGGCGACTTCGCGCGGATGCGCCACCAGCAGGAGTTCCTGCGGGCGCTGATGGACAAGGCGGCCAGCAGCGGGACGCTGAGCAATCCGGGCAAGCTGAACGCGTTCCTCCAGTCGGTCACGAAGGCGGTCACGGTGGACGAGGGCTTCTCGGTGATCGACATGGCGCTCCAGTTCCGCAACCTGCGCGGGGAGAACCTGACGTTCGTCACCAGCCCGAACCTCGGCGGCCAGATGGTCGACGGCGAGTCCGTGGTGGTCTCCGACCGGGAGAAGGCGCTGGCCATGTACCGGGCCATGTCGGCGGACACCATGGCGGACTGGGTGAAGGCCAACCAGCCGGCCGGTGCGGGCAGCGAAAACTGAGCCGTCACTTCGACGGGCGTCATCGCCGGTCGGCGGTCGGATACCTTTCCTCAGGGCTCCAACCGCCGACCGGTCGCATTCACCTGGACGTTCGGGCGATTGCCGTCGGCGACGACCCAAGAAGACGAAAAATGCCCGGCTGACGAACTCGCCATGACGGGAAGCGGTACGTACAGTTGTGCCGCCCCCCGACCACGCGAGCTGGAGCACGTATGCCGGTTCAAGCCAGCCGTCGCCCCTCGTCACTGGAGCCCGCCGACGCGTTCCCCTCGCAGCGCTCCAGCGGCGGCCGGCGACCCCGCGGCACCGCGAAGAAGCACATTCGCCGCAAGGACCCCCTCTGGGCCCGCCTCACCCTGATCTTCGGCGCGGTCCTGATGCTGAGCAGCGGCGTCGCCATCGTCGGCACCAAGGTGCTGATCAACCAGGCGACCAAGAACATCGCCCAGGGCAACCTGCTCGGCGACGCCGGAAAGTCGAGCGCCGAGGGCGGCAAGAACCTCGACGGCCCGGTCGACATGCTGCTGCTCGGCGTGGACGCCCGCGAGCGCTGGGCCCCCGACGACGTCCGGTCGGACAGCATCATCGTGCTGCACATTCCCGCCTCGCACGACCAGGCGTACCTGATCTCGATCCCGCGCGACACCCAGGCGGAGATCCCGGGCCACGGAATCGACAAGATCAACGCAGCGTTCCAGTACGGCGCCCAGAACGGGGGCGGCTGGGAGGGCGGTGCCCAGCTCATGGCCAAGACGATCAAGAAGATGACCGGGGTCAGCTTCGACGGAGCGGCGATCATCAACTTCGGCGGCTTCAAGAAGATCATCGACACCCTGGGCAGCGTGCGGATCTGCGTCAGTCAGGAGGTGGCGTCGCACCACATGTCGTACGTCGACGGTAAGCCGATGTGGAACGCCGACGCGAAGAAGACCGGCAAGGAGATGACCCCGGTGGTGCACAAGAAGGGCTGCCGGGAGATGGAGGGCTGGGCGGCGCTGGACTACTCCCGGCAGCGCTACGGCCTGGACGGCGGCGACTACGACCGCCAGCAGAACCAGCAACAGCTGATCAAGGCGATGGCGAAGAAGGCGACCGAGGACGGGACGCTGACCAACCCGGTGAAGCTCAACGAGCTGATGAAGGCGGCCGGCAAGGCCCTCGTCCTGGACGTCGGCGGGGTGTCGATCGCCGACTTCATCTTCACCATGCGCGGGGTCACCGGCAACGACCTCACCATGCTTCGCACCAACGGCGGCAAGTTCAACTCCACCGCCGACGGCAAGGAAGTGCTGAGCCCGCTGACCATGCAGATGTTCCAGGCGGTCAGGGACGACAAGCTGGCCGAGTTCGTGTACGCGAACCCGAGCGTCCTGTCGACCCGGAAGTAGCCCGACGAGGCCGCTCCCACCGTCCGGCCCGCGTCAATCCCGGGCGGCCGGCCTGCCCGAAAGCCGCCCGGGGCGCGGAGGCCTCCCCGTAGCCTGACGTGAGGGGGTCTCACGTATGGGCGCGGGGAGGACGTCACGGCCAGGTCAGGGCGAACCGGACGGGACCGAGGCGGGCGCGCGCTCCGGTGGAGCCGGACCCTGCTCGGGGTCGGCCTGGCCCTGGTGCTGCTGGCCGGCGCCGCGGTGGCCGCGATCGAGATCCTCCACCGACGCTACGACGGCGCGGTGGCCCGGGGGACGCTGCTCGACCCGAGCGCGCGGCGCGACCGGACGGACCTCGACGGCACGCTCAACTACCTGCTCGTCGGGTCGGACCGCCGCCCCGGGGAGAGCGGGCCGGACCAGCGGTCGGACACCATCCTGCTGGTGCACGTACCGGCCGGCACGAAACGGGCGTACCTGATCTCCGTACCCCGGGACCTGCTGGTCAGCATCCCGCCGGCGCCGAACGGGTACGGCGGCGGCAGCGACAAGATCAACTCCGCGTACGAGCACGGCGGGGGCGGCGAGGCCGGCGTCCGGCTGCTCTCGGCCACCCTCGCCCGGCTCACCGGCCTGCGCTTCGACGGGGCGGCGCTGGTCGACTTCGCCGGGCTGCGGCAGGTCGTCGACCTGCTCGGCGGGATCCGCATGTGCGTCGACACCCCGGTCCGCTCGATCCACACCGGGCGCCTCTTCGAGCCCGGCTGCCAGCAGATGGACGGCACCCGGGCGCTGGACTACGTCCGCCAGCGGTACGACCTCCCCGACGGCGACTACGGCCGGCAGCGCCACCAGCAGCAACTGCTCCGGGCCATGCTGGACCGGGCCGGCGAGACGAACCTGCGCGACGACCCGGTACGCCTGGACCGGCTGATCCGGGCGGTCGGCGCGTCACTGACCGTCGACACCAACGGCGTACCCCTGCAGGACCTGGCGCTGACGCTCCGCGGCCTACCCCCGGACGGGCTGACCGGGGTGCAGATCCCCTCCCACCCCGAGACCATCGACGAGGTGTCGTACGTGGTGCTGGACGACGGGGGCGACCAGCTCTTCGCGGCGGTCCGGGGCACCCGCGTGCCCGGATGGGTCACGGCCAACCCCCGCTGGGTCACCCGGCTCTGACCGCGAGACGGGCTCCCGCGTACCCACGGCGGCGCCGCGAGGATCTAGGCTTGGTAGCCGTGTTCGGAGGACCCCAGATTCCCAGCATTCCCGTGACCGAGATCAGCGACGACACCTACCTGCTCGACGTCCGCGAGGATGCCGAGTGGGCCGCCGGGCACGCCCCCGGCGCCCACCACCTGCCGATGATGGAGCTGCCCGGACGGCTGGCGGAGGTGCCGAAGGACCGGGACGTGGCCGTCATCTGCCGCTCCGGGGGCCGGTCGGCGCACGTCGTGGCGCACCTGGTGCAGAACGGGTGGGACCAGGTGCGCAACGTCGACGGCGGGATGTACGAGTGGGCGGCGGCCGGGCGGCCCGTGATCGGCGAGGACGGGCAGCCGGGCCAGGTCGTCTGAGACGGCCCGGCAGATGGGTGACCCCCTCGTCTTCGCGCACCGCGGCTCCTCGGCCGATCTGCCGGAGCACACCCTCGCCGCCTACCTGCGGGCCCTCGACGAGGGCGCCGACGGGCTGGAGTGCGACGTCCGGCTGACCCGCGACGGTCACCTGGTGTGCGTACACGACCGGCGGCTGGACCGCACCAGCAACGGCACCGGGCTGGTCAGCGCGCGCACGCTCGCGGAGCTGGAGGCGCTGGACTTCGGCTCCTGGCATCCCGGCTGCGCCCCGGCGGACGGCGACGAGCCGCCCGACGAGTCGCACACCCGCCTGCTCACCCTGGAGCGGCTGCTCGACGCCGTACTGGCCGCCGGCCGGCCGGTCCGGCTGTTGATCGAGACGAAGCACCCCTCCCGGTACGGCGGGAACGTGGAGCGCCGACTGGTGACGATGCTGCGCCGGTACGGGCTGGCCGAGCCGGGGCCGGACGACCCCGTCCGGGTGACCGTGATGTCGTTCTCGCCGCTGGCGGTACGCCGGGTCCACGACCTGGCCCCGGCGCTGCCCACGGTGCTGCTGCTGGAGGTGCTGCCGGGCTGGCTGCGGCTCGGCCGGCTGCCGTTCGGTGCCCGGATCGCCGGGCCCGGGAT is part of the Micromonospora olivasterospora genome and encodes:
- a CDS encoding glycerophosphodiester phosphodiesterase; this translates as MGDPLVFAHRGSSADLPEHTLAAYLRALDEGADGLECDVRLTRDGHLVCVHDRRLDRTSNGTGLVSARTLAELEALDFGSWHPGCAPADGDEPPDESHTRLLTLERLLDAVLAAGRPVRLLIETKHPSRYGGNVERRLVTMLRRYGLAEPGPDDPVRVTVMSFSPLAVRRVHDLAPALPTVLLLEVLPGWLRLGRLPFGARIAGPGIALVRARPQLVPALRAAGNQVYVWTVNEPADLELVLDAGVDGIITDRPAQALARLAR
- a CDS encoding LCP family protein; translated protein: MSATTPAGASLPHLHRSSGRASVPGQGSPGRTRTAEAQWRPSRDDRPRSGGPGGPSGPGGPGGPRDPGGSGRPGPRPRWGRIGLVAGVAVLVLALLGGAGAWLYARNLNDDLARTDPFSELTGGRPAKQVDGALNILLVGSDSRDPDAPVDQKSQWRADTIIVMHIPADHKEAYLVSIPRDLYVPIPENAQAECGSGQHHKINAAFAFGGLPLAVKTVECVTDVRIDHVMAIDFAGFKEVTDALGGVDLKVERTITSIHKPYRTFTKGTNHMNGAEALDWIRQRKQFPDGDFARMRHQQEFLRALMDKAASSGTLSNPGKLNAFLQSVTKAVTVDEGFSVIDMALQFRNLRGENLTFVTSPNLGGQMVDGESVVVSDREKALAMYRAMSADTMADWVKANQPAGAGSEN
- a CDS encoding rhodanese-like domain-containing protein — encoded protein: MPVTEISDDTYLLDVREDAEWAAGHAPGAHHLPMMELPGRLAEVPKDRDVAVICRSGGRSAHVVAHLVQNGWDQVRNVDGGMYEWAAAGRPVIGEDGQPGQVV
- a CDS encoding LCP family protein encodes the protein MPVQASRRPSSLEPADAFPSQRSSGGRRPRGTAKKHIRRKDPLWARLTLIFGAVLMLSSGVAIVGTKVLINQATKNIAQGNLLGDAGKSSAEGGKNLDGPVDMLLLGVDARERWAPDDVRSDSIIVLHIPASHDQAYLISIPRDTQAEIPGHGIDKINAAFQYGAQNGGGWEGGAQLMAKTIKKMTGVSFDGAAIINFGGFKKIIDTLGSVRICVSQEVASHHMSYVDGKPMWNADAKKTGKEMTPVVHKKGCREMEGWAALDYSRQRYGLDGGDYDRQQNQQQLIKAMAKKATEDGTLTNPVKLNELMKAAGKALVLDVGGVSIADFIFTMRGVTGNDLTMLRTNGGKFNSTADGKEVLSPLTMQMFQAVRDDKLAEFVYANPSVLSTRK
- a CDS encoding LCP family protein codes for the protein MLLAGAAVAAIEILHRRYDGAVARGTLLDPSARRDRTDLDGTLNYLLVGSDRRPGESGPDQRSDTILLVHVPAGTKRAYLISVPRDLLVSIPPAPNGYGGGSDKINSAYEHGGGGEAGVRLLSATLARLTGLRFDGAALVDFAGLRQVVDLLGGIRMCVDTPVRSIHTGRLFEPGCQQMDGTRALDYVRQRYDLPDGDYGRQRHQQQLLRAMLDRAGETNLRDDPVRLDRLIRAVGASLTVDTNGVPLQDLALTLRGLPPDGLTGVQIPSHPETIDEVSYVVLDDGGDQLFAAVRGTRVPGWVTANPRWVTRL